The genomic region ACACGAAGCTGCATGAGCTGTACCGGGTGAAGGCCAGAGGGGATGGTGAGTGCCTGTGGGTCTGGGGGACCCAACAGGGCCCGTGGGCCTTGGCACGTGTCTGTGGTGCCCACGCTGCCCAGGGAGCACACTGTGGCAAGCACACACTCGCCACAGTGCCAGtgaggtgctggcacaggggttGGTCCCTGCTGCATCCCCCATGTCCTCTcatcagctctgctctcctctcccatAGCCCAGCGTCCAGCCAGCCTGGATGTCCCCTGtcctgcagcccttggagctgagtccctgcccagctctggcctCCTGCACCGTGAGCTGCCCCGGATCCCTGTCCACGAGCCCCCAGCCGCCTCCCTGGCCCCTGACCAGACCTACTCCAACCTGCTCTTCACCCCACTGCGGAAACCAACAGCAGACACGGTCTACGAGTGCCTGGCCGTGGGTGGGGAGGATGCCCCGGTGTCCCTCACACCCGCTGGCACTCAGGTGTCCCCCCCGCGGGTCGGGCATGGCGCGGCCGACTACGCCTGTGTCCATAAGGTGAAGAAGACGGTGCCTGTGGAGGTGCAGGATGGGGCCATGGCAGGACCTTCTGGAGCACAGCAatgctgggatggcacaggcaaTGCCCCCCGGGCCCAGGTATGACTCTGGGGGCATCAGAGAATGGTCAGATAGGAGGTCATGTAATTCTCTACCTCCCTGTAGTGCCCATGTTTGGAGCGGGGTATAAATTAGGCTACTGCACTTCCACTGGAGCTTTTGTGGGGAGCAGAAGGAAGCCAAAACCTCAAGGGGCAGGCAATGCCCACAATGCTGCTCTCTGGGCCCCACAAAAGGCTGCTTGGGCTGTGCAAAAAGTAGGATCCCCAATGGTTAATCCACTGCCAGGATCCTGTTCGGGTGGCTGTGAGAATctgggggggcacaggcagggggataccctgcagtgggcagggatTGCCCTCAAACCCCCATCCAAGAAAGGTTCTTTTTGCAGCTGGAAGAGATGTACTCAACGGTCTGCAAAGCCACCAAGAAGAAATCCCAAGTCCCTGCATCGACCCCAAGGGCCGCAAAGGAGGGGGGTTCTGGGTGGCCATCCCCCCACCAGCAGGAGGGTGCCCCAGCTGGGTGCTGCTCCCCCTCAGCCCAAGGACCCTCCGACCCCTGTTATGAGTCCATCAATGACAGAGCCTGGACTGCTCAGGGCCGTGTCCCCGACCCCGACTATGAGACTGTGGACATTAACTGGAAGAAGGCAGCAAAACGGGGCAAGCTGGGCAAGACCAGTGTCCCTGAGAACCTGTACGAGAGTGTTGGGGACATTTGGGCAGGGGAGCCCCGGAGAGCCTCCACCCGGACCACAGCCAATGGGCTGGAGGTGTACATCACCAACCTATAGCcccccaggggcaggggcagtgccacagaGGGGGCCCACCCTGGCCAGACACAGCCAGTGCCCAGGGtcaggcacctgcagccccgTGCCCACCTGggtggctgtccctgcacaTGCTGTCTGTATATATTTCTATTACTTTTCTGTAAGTGTCCTTGTCCCATCCCAGCTGGCACCAGCAGGTTGATGGTGGGatgccccaggatgggcagttTGGGGGTGCCGTGTGGGACCCCAGTGAGACAGGGCTGACACTGCCAGCAAgatggggacagggtggggacTGGTCATGTTTTGGGGCAGGGGATGGCAGGACTGTGGTCAGCCCTGTGGCTCTGGGCTGCAGGATGGGGCCCTCATTAGGGAGTTTATGCCATGAGTGAGGCTCTCTGTCCTGCTTCCACTGCCTgggggagagcagggccccctccagcccccaggatgccccaagAGACTTTGCTCCCATCACGGAATGTCCTCTGATATGGGGAGATGGAGTTAGCCCTGGTCCTTAATGAAATTGTAGAATATCCTGAACTGGAAAGGATCCACAaaggatcattgaatccaactcCTGACCCCGCACAGGGCAACCCAGAAATCCCACTTTGGGCCGGAGAGCAGCGTGGACTGAGGGCTCTGCTCCACCCTCCATCACTCACTCCCACCCTTTCAGACCCAGGCAACGGTGTCTCCGTGGGCAGCCATCACCCAAACACCATTAAAAGGTTGAGAGGGTGTTAACACTCCTAAACTGGATCTAAATCCCTGGTTCTGGGGGCTGGtggtcctgctgcagctgcagtgacGCAGCGATGCTGGGGCTTGGAAAGCACCTTTGGGCACAGTGTGACTGTGGGTGCACCCACCCTGCACTGGTGGTTTGGCACCGCCGAAATGGGGACATGTGGCCACCAAGAGCCAAAATGGGTCGGGCTGTGCCAGAACAGGGACATGCGGTGGAGCTTtgcacagggctggggtgtAGCTGCCTGTTCACCTCCCCGTCACTGTCACGGGTCCTGCAGCCTCAACGTGCCAAAGATGGTTAGGGTGGACATGCACCTGGACCCTCAGCTCCCAGGGCTTAAACTGTCCTACTCTTCTCCCCGCTGGGAATTGGGcacccctgccccaggggatgcccagtgtcccccaggTGATGTAAAGATTGTGGCCCCAGTACCACCAGTGCCTCCCCTGGCTGTAGCCCGGCTGGCTGACATGGTGGCACAGTGTCCTGGTGCTCGCTGGAGCCGGCTGGAGCCTGCAGCCTCTGTGCCATGCCGTGCCATGCTGTGCAGCAGGAAGCCACACGCCTTCCTCCATCAGCTTTGCCCCCACATCGCGGCAGGTGAAGAGATTAAAACTGAAAACGCAGAGCTCAGCAAACCCCGCTGCAGGCGTTAgagctggaggcacctcaggcTTCGTCAGCCCCGCGCTCGATGCCAAACCACAGACGCCTGCTCGAGAGCTGCTCCCATCCCCCGGCGAGATAAGGGCCCCGACAGAACGCGGCTGGTGCCGGCGCTGAGCGCtcttcctgctgccagcccagtaAACGGCGCGGGGGCTCCTCCTGCGCTGCCCCCGGCgcatcctctccctgctccccatcctccccctgctcctcatcctccccctactccctctgctccccatcctccccctgctccccatcctccccctgctcctcatcctccccctgctccccatccTCCCCTGCTCCCCTCAGCCGTCATCCCACCCACAGGACTGGGCACCTCCTGTGCCACCTGAACCTTCTgggtgctggtttgggctgtCTGGCCCCACACAGGAGCATCAACTCCCTGTGGGACCAGAccaggtggggttggtctcttctcccaggcactcagcaacaggacaagggggcacgatgggctcaagctctgccaggggaaattgaagttggagatcagaaagaaattctttgcagagagagtgctcaggcattggaatgggctgcccagagagggggtggattccccatccctggaggtttttaaactgagcttggccatggcactgagtgccatgatctggtaaagggactggagttggaccaagggttggacttgatgatctcggaggtctttttcaacccaatccattctgtgattctatgaaatgggCCCTGTGCTGCccgaggggctgggatggggggtACCACTATGCCACCTCACTGGGGTGGGCATGGCATGGCACCAGGGGATGGAAAGCTcctgctctggcagagctgaggtGGCCAATGCATCTTCCCaaccagctccagcagcagaagcagaaggagGTCACTGTGCAGGACTTTCTGCTTGCCCGTAATTCCCGTGGGACTTGGGAGAGCCAGACTCACTCAAATTAAAGAACCACTGCCCAGTCCTCAGGGCGATGGAAAACGTGCCTGGAACCCTGGAGGTTCGAAATCTGGGTAGTGAATGAAGAATCCACACCGAAACGTCACTTGGAGTCTCGGGGTCTGGTTGGGAAGGTTGGGTCAGAGCGAGGGGAGCGGGGCTGGCTGGGACGATCCCTCCTCGGCGCCGGGGACAGACAGACCTGTACGGGGCTCTAAATCCCAGTGCCAGGCGATGGTGCTGCAAGGGCCAGTGCTGAGCGGTGCTGTTCCCACAAGAGGGAGTGAGCAGGAGCGCGGTGTTGAACGGGCCTGCCGCACAGTCCTACACTCTGCAGGGTGTTGCATGTGCAGCAAGATGCGCTCCACACTGCACGGTGTGACACCGCAcggtgctgtgctgggctctccGCGGGGCTCTGTGCCCTAAATACCCACATCCCGTATGTCCCGCAGCCCGCagggctctggggctgtgcgGCAGCGCACGGCTCCGCACCCAAATCAGCTGCGCACTGAGCAGCCCGCCCAGCTCCGCATCCCCGCAGCGCATCCCCGCAGCTCTGCACCCCCAGCAGGCAGCCAGGGGaggtgggcagggtgggcacggCCCCGGGTCCCTCCGCAAGACCACCTGGGCGAGGGTCATCACAGCCCATCCGGAGCCAAGCCGGCCCTGGCACGGACATCCCGGTACAACGAGGGCATCTTCCAGGGATGCCGTTACCGGGAAGGTGTTTCTTgggagtgtcctgtgcagggccaggagttggactcaacaATCCTTGCGtgtcccctccagctctggagaCTCTATGACTcgctgtttttattttgggatGGCTCCCTGCCGAGCCCCCCCGCCTGGGCCGGGGGTCGGGCTGGTGGCACCGGGGCCCTGCGCAGGGGCGGGCGATGCTCGAGGAGTTGCACAACAGCGAACGGAGCAGCCGGAGCCGCCAGCTCAGCGAGTCGGCCGCCGTTAACCATTAAACCAGAGCAGGAGCGGCCGCGGAGCTTCCCTCGGACCCCTCCAGGGCCGCGCTaacgggggctgcggggccagACCTCTCCCTCCAGGACGGGACAGGATGGGGATATAAGTTGCTCCGGCTGCGCTTTTCCTCCCGTGCTGCCCGGGCAGGTTTGTGGCCCCGCGGGAGTCCTGGTGCCCGGGGACGCTGAGTTCACCCGGCCGGTCCCCCCTTCCATGCAGGGGGACCCCGCGGGCGGCTGTCCCGGGGTGACACCGGGCTCTTGGCCGGGCACGTGGGGGCTTTCCAAGTTTGCTGCTTTATTTCGCATTTAGGAAAGCACCTGGACACGGCGCAGTGTGAAAGCGGCATCTCCATCCGCCCGCCTCTcgcagcagagcagggaacacGGGGGAGCCAACCCCAGGAAGCAAGTTGGGAACATCGCCTTCCCGGGCAGGGGATCCCCGGGATGCCGCCCCAGCACCCGCGGAGCCCCCGAGCCTCGGGAACGAGCCGTGTGGGCCGGCCCGGGGCTGCCGGGGGACAGGCGGGGCCACCGAGAGGGACAGACCCACGGACTCTGTGCCGGGCTCCAGGCTGCGCGTTGGtcagtccagcagcagcaggacctggtgGCCCCTCGGCGGCCCCCGGGGGTGTCGGGGCAGGTGAGGAAGGGAGTGGGTGGGCGCCAGCCCGGGCTCCCCGAGCACCCCGGAGCCCCAATACCCCATACACTGCACCCACACACCCAGGGCACCCCCAAAGCCCCTGCACCCCACGCACCCAGAGCAGTTCATGCACCCCACGATCCCCTGCACTACAGGTACCCCACACACCCCATATACTCAGGGCACCCCAGGCACCCCAATACCTCCTGAACTCCAGGTACCCCACGTATCCAGGGCACCCCATGCTCCTCTGAATCCCACGCATTCCAGCATCCGAAGCACCCCGGGCACaccacacccagccctgccattcTGGATGGGTTTTGGCAGCGATTCCTCCTGGTGGGCAGGACTGACACAACCCCTGTGGGATTGGGGACCTCTTTCCTGCAGGGAACTACCTCGCACCCCAAAAATTCAGACCACACCCCCTTCTCAGCAGAAAACCACTTTAACTTTTGGGGCAGCCTTACAGACAACTTCCAGTGGGTCTAAAACTTCGGCGGGAGCTTTGGAGGGGGGGACTCTGCTAACTTTTGGGGAGTATAACTTTGTGGACAGCCCCGCAACTGTTGCGGAGCCCCTTTAACTCATCGGCAGCCCTATAATTTTTGGGGGGTGGAGCGTAACCTTTGGGGAAACCCCCAAATTTTACTGCTGCAAGAAGCCTGGAGGAGTTGTCGGGAGTTTTGTGGCGCCGCGAgttgttttttttggggggtggggggaggtgGGTGTGGGGCGCCCTGAATTCCTCGCCGTAACAAGCAAATCGGGAACTTTCGGGCGTCCTCCGCAACTTTTTTGGGGTGCCCCGCGAGTTTGGCGGGAAAGCGGCAGTGACCTCCCTGGTGCCGTAGGGGTGTCGCAGGGGTGTCGGTGGTGGCGGACATGGGGGGGACACGGCCCAAGGTGGTGTGTGGGGTGGGGTGCGGTGGGTCCTTTTTTGGGGGGTCCCGCGGGGAGCGCGCGCGCCGGGAGGGCGGGGCGCGCGAACATGGCCGCGCGCGGGGGGGGCGTGGCGCGCCGGGCGGCGAGGGGGGGCGTGGCCAAAGTGGCGGGAGAAGGGGGCGTGGCCGCGACGGGCGGGAGTGGCAGCGCGTCCCGACCAATCAGAGGCGGCAAAAGCGGCGGCCGCTCTCCGGCTCGCGCGCCCCAGCCAATGGCGCGGCGCCGGGGGGGCGTGGCCGAGGCCGGGCAGCGCGCGGCGGAGCGCGCTCCCCACGCCGGGCCCGCGGCCGCTCCGCGCATGGAccccccgcgcccgcccgcgGTCCTAatgcccgcccgccgccgccgccgcccgcccgcgccgcccgcaccgcccgccggggccgccccgaAGGTACCAGCGCagaggggcggggggggcggcggcggaCGGCGGGGTGGGATCCGGGGGaggcggcgggcgggggggcGGTGACAGCTGACAGCGGCCCGCCCGAAACTTTGCCCGCCGGTAAAATGGCGCCGCGATGGGATAAACTTTGAGGGAGGGTGGCGGGGGAGGGAGTGTGTCGGCGGGGCGCCGGGGGTGGGGGGTCACACACCCCCGCGTTGGGATCATCCCTCCTGGATCACAGCCCGGTGCGATCTTGCAGGGATCTACCCCCGGAGGGatccgccccgccccgccccgccctaGGGAGATGAGCAAAGATCCGCTTGGAGCGGGATCCGCTTGGATCGGGATCCGCTTAGTGCTGGATCACCAGGGATCTTCCTGGTGCAGGATCCCCTTGGTGCCGGagctcaggatgctgctggtgcCCGGGATTGGCCTGGCAGCGACAAGTGtgctcccagctcaggggaTACCTGCTGGATCCGGGGCGAGCAGCGCAGAGGGGGATAAACTCGGGATGTGGATCCGTAGGAGGGAGGGATCCGTGCTGGCATGTGGGATGTGCGTGCTGCCACCCTGGAGCTGCCTTGCAGAAGAGTGTCAGGTCATCTCCTGGCTGTGTGGAGATCCCTGCTGGATCCCTGCTGATGGTCCCGTGGGTTTGCCTGGGGAGGGATCCGCTGCCTGCTGATGCTCAGCCAGCGGGTGTTGGCACCGGGAGCAGCCTCACAGGACCATCTGCAGAGTGCCAGGGAAATCCTGGCTGGATGCCACTGCGACCTGGTGGGATCCACATGGGATCTCCCCACTCAGCGGCCAGCAGGGTCCcgccacagccctgcctggaggCACCGATCCTGCTCCCCAAACCCCCCTCCTCTCCTGAGCGGGGTGGGGGATCCCTGCAAGTCCCACTGCTCAGGGACCCCTGTCTGCCCGCCGTGTCTGTCCCGCAGGCTCCGCTGCGATCCGAGGGCTGGCCGGGGGAGTCGCCGCCGCGCCAGGACCCGGCGGGCCGGGAGGCGATGCTGCGAGCGCTGGACGCGGGGCTGGAGCGGTGCCTGGCGCTGCACTCGGCCGTGCAGGGCATCCCCGTGCCCCGGCACAGGTAGGACCACCGGTACCGCCATGGGAGTCGGGATGTTCCCTGCCGGCCACAGGAGGACTTTGGCCGCTGTGTCTGCCCCGCCGCGGTGTCCGGCGGTGCCCGCCCATCCCGCTGGGGCAGCGCCGGGGGCTCCCTCGAGCGGCCGCGGTGCCAAGGCTGGGGCATCACCGCCCTCCTGCACCGCCTTATCCCTTTGCAGAGGGACCTCTTTGCCTTCTTGTTtaagttaattttttaatagttttttgcTTTCCACTTTAAGGAGCTGTTTGGCCCAGGCCAAGCCATCCCCACCTCTGTGGAGGAtgcagctgccagtgccctctGGCACGATGCTGCCCACGGGCATGGAGGGTTTTTCCCCAgggtgggaggcagcagggTTTTATCTATGTCCCTGCACTTGTGCCTGTGCCACGCCAGGGAGGATCTCAGCCACCTGCTGAGATGATCCTTGCAGGAATCAGTGCCATTTCAGAGGCCAGGACACCACTTTGCACGTGGTGATACCCCCAGCACGGTGTGGCCACTGTGACCCTCTGCCAGCCACCTTCCCCCACACAAGCAGACCcctgtgtccccctgccctggcacctcatggcagggatggagaggggtGGAGGGTCCCAGGGGACCCTGTCCATCCTGACACAGCCTCCCCCCCTCTCACTGGCAGGAAGCTCTCGGGCAAGGCAGGCATCGACGAGGTGATGGCGGCCGCGGTGCTCACCAGCCTCTCTGCCAGCCCGCTGGTGCTCGGGCACCCACCAGCCACCCACGCCCCAGGTAGGAGCTTGTCCCTGTCCTCCCATCCCTGGACATGTGTCCCATGGCAGGACCTgaccttcctcctcttcctcctcaccagAGCCTGGCAGTGAAGTCTGGAAGGAGGGTCCCACCAtgtcctccagctgcagcagcagcagcaacaccagcggggactggggctgggacccccccAGCGACAGCTCCACCCCCTCCACCCCCTCACCCCCCCTCTCCAGCCACGTCCCCAGCACCTTCCTGCCCACCCCCCTGCCAGATGAGGGCCCCGACGAGCCCGATGGCACCCACTTCATCTTTGGAGAGTCCATCCCACGGAAGAGGAAGGTGGGATTAAGCTGGGGATGATTATGGGGATGAGGTTGGGGTTGGAGTTTGGGAACAGTGGGCATGGggatgaagaggaagatgagGCTGGGCTAGGGATGATGTTGGAGATGTGGCAAGTGATGGGCATGAGGTTGGGAACAGGGATAGTAAGGACAGggatgaagaggaagatgagATTGGGGTGGGGATGACAGTTGAGATGTGGTTGAGCAAGTGTCTGGTGATGGGGGCATGGGGATTGTGTGGATGGGATGAGCAGGATGAGGTTAGAGGGAATGAAGAAGAGGATGAGGTTGGAATGGGGATGACACTTTGAATGAAGTTGGGGATATGGATGATGATGGGAACGAGGCTGGGAATGGCAGTGTCGATGGTGTTGGGAGTGGAGATAATACTGGTGATGacagtggggctggggatgaGCTTGGGGAGGGGAATGACAGTGGAGATAgggatgaggatgatgatgggGATGAGACTGCCAGCCTGACGCCCCTCTCCTGCAGAACTCCACCAAGGTGATGTTCAAGTGCTTGTGGAAGAGCTGCGGCAAagtcctcagcagctcctcagggatGCAGAAGCACATCCGAACTGTGCACCTTGGGTAAGCACATGGGGTCCCCTTGGACACCCCCCGGTGCCCCCTGTGAGGTCCTGCCTCAGTGGGGAGAGTGTTGCAGCCAgaccctgctctccctgcagccgGAAAGCTGACCTGGAGCAGAGCGATGGCGAGGAGGATTTCTACTACACGGAGCTGGACGTGGACGTGGACGCGCTGACGGACGGGCTGTCCAGCCTGACTCCTGTCTCGCCCACCTCCTCGGTGCCTCCCGCCTTTCCCGGCCCCGAGGCTCCGACTCTGCTGCTGCCGCCGGCACTGCCGATCCCCGACCTGGCACTGgcctccccctgcagccccctgggaccccccagccGCTGCCATGTCCACACCGACCACGCATACCAGGTGAGGGGACGgctggagaggggacagggctggagaggggatggggatgggtgggaggacagggatggatgggaggaCAGGAatggagaggggacagggatggagaggggagagggatggatggggggagagggatggaggggagaacagggatggagaggggacagggatggagaggggacagggatggatggggggacagggatggatggggggacagggatggaaaggggacagggatggagaggggacagggatggattgggggacagggatggatggggggacagggatggatgggaggacagggatggagaggggacagggatggagaggggcaggatggACTGTGGGGCTCATCACTGTCACCCACCTGTCTGACAGGGGCTGTGTCCTCACTTGCAGGGCTGCCGGACCCCGCCGCGGCCACCGCTGTCCCCTTCCTCACCCACCCCGCCGCCCCCCAAGCCACCCGCCGTCCCCAGGTGAGCCCTGACTGACACACCCggccctgtcccctcctgcctgcgtgtcccctccctgtgcaTGACCTGTCTCTCCCCTCTTCCCGCAGGCGGCCTCGGGGGGATGCCAAGAAGTGCCGCAAGGTGTACGGCATGGAGCACCGGGAGATGTGGTGCACGGCGTGCCGCTGGAAGAAGGCGTGCCAGCGCTTCCTCGACTGACGGCCCCGCCTGGGGCTCCCTCCTTCTTGCACATTTTGCACTCGAGGTGCCTTCGCgcccccccggcccggccgcatCCCCCGGACTCAGGGAACGGCCCCCAAAGCtttatgcacacacacagcccccccTGCCACGGAGCTTGACCCcaccctcccttttttttccttggaaaataaGCTAAACCAACGCAGCTCCttgctggcaggggctggagggggcagctcccagccctctccccaCTCTGCTTTGGGGACACCCCAAATAAGCTGTGCCTGTGGCCGGTGGGGGCTCAGGAAAGGGGGTGTCTGTTCCCACCCCCCACCTGCTCCCCGGGggcagccccagtgcccagggcagaggtgggcGCCTGCCCCCCCCTCACCCCTCAGGGGgtttttactctttttattgtcatttctctctctggttctggggagcagcagctcccgcaGCCGGGGCCATGCCCCGGGAAGTGCCTGCAGGAACGCGCCCATTTGCACTAAGCCAAACTGCACAAAGAGGggtcttttgttttcctttatgtttttttttctccttcgtgtggtttttattttttaaataaaatatatgaaaattcGTATTTTTAACGACTCCCACAGCACGAGAGCGCACGGgatgcctccagccctgggcaggttTTAAGGGGTTTAATTCACTTTAAATCCCCCCCTTTTtacccaaaaaaaccctttttttccctcaaaaccCATTTTCCCTTCTTGTCGTGtctctctccagcccaggcagggtTTCTTAGggattgttttttgtttggggtttatCCAAGCCATGCCACCCCactcctctccctgtgctgggaggggacagggagggctggtggcaTTGCCACCTTCCTGCCCTGTGGGAAGGTTCCCTTTTCATCAGGGACCCCCCATTGCAGAGTCCTCCCCCTTGCAGGGGGTTGGTCTCTGCTTTGGCCCCATGGGTtgggctggtgctgtgccccCCACCTTGTCCCCTCCTGGGATGTGATATGTCAgatccagaaggaaaaaaaataaatatttggagttgttttttttttaaatgattccTGTTCTTTAGTTACTGTTTGAGACAGGCAGGGTGGgccccctggcacccccagacctgctgctgtcacccccTCTTGCATCccccatccccagggatggCATTGCCCTGTGCATCCTCCTGGgagttgttttcatttcagacaAAGCCCTAAAAATAAGGGAATTGCCACCAACAcgcagcagggaggggggaatGAGCCACAGGTGCCTGTTTGGGAtagagatggggaaggggaagggtgAGGGAGCAGCACCCTGAGCCTAAGGGGGTGAAGAAGGGAGGTTTGGGGGAGTGGGGACCCCCATGGAAGAACCAGAAGCAGGGGGTGCAAGCCCTGCAGCATCACAGGGTCATGGGCCATGGTCCCTCATGTCACTCCATCCTTAAGCACAGGGCAAACAGAAAAGTCACActtgcatattaaaaaaaaaaaagaaaaaacagacaaaactgtAGCAGCAATTTCCCAATTTATTGAAACTGATTGATTTTTGCAGGTATGTCTAAGCTAAATCCCATCACAAAGGTTCTATCCGAGGGGCAGCCCCCAGCAGGCAGGAACTGGGCAGCAACTAGAAAATCAAATCAGATTTACCTGAACTACATTGACAGAAAATCAGTACAACACAGCATGTTCTCCCACTGACTTCTGGTTAAGAAATCTCCTCAACCTCCCCAAAATATTAAACACATCTTCAATACAAACACAGGTttataataattaatataaagTCAGTATAATATAGAATAttcccagcaaaaaaaaaaaaaaaaagaaaaaaattcaacaatcttcaaacaccatcctttttgtgtttgttcagctttatttttgtcGACAGGTTTAAAGCAc from Pithys albifrons albifrons isolate INPA30051 chromosome 18, PitAlb_v1, whole genome shotgun sequence harbors:
- the LIME1 gene encoding lck-interacting transmembrane adapter 1 isoform X1; translated protein: MAGAGAEGPAGTPILLPGAALALLGGLVYLGALCAACRRKGRKKVAPDGVKLVDESLLRQTQLRSLSRSDTKLHELYRVKARGDALLSSPIAQRPASLDVPCPAALGAESLPSSGLLHRELPRIPVHEPPAASLAPDQTYSNLLFTPLRKPTADTVYECLAVGGEDAPVSLTPAGTQVSPPRVGHGAADYACVHKVKKTVPVEVQDGAMAGPSGAQQCWDGTGNAPRAQLEEMYSTVCKATKKKSQVPASTPRAAKEGGSGWPSPHQQEGAPAGCCSPSAQGPSDPCYESINDRAWTAQGRVPDPDYETVDINWKKAAKRGKLGKTSVPENLYESVGDIWAGEPRRASTRTTANGLEVYITNL
- the SLC2A4RG gene encoding SLC2A4 regulator isoform X2 codes for the protein MDPPRPPAVLMPARRRRRPPAPPAPPAGAAPKAPLRSEGWPGESPPRQDPAGREAMLRALDAGLERCLALHSAVQGIPVPRHRKLSGKAGIDEVMAAAVLTSLSASPLVLGHPPATHAPEPGSEVWKEGPTMSSSCSSSSNTSGDWGWDPPSDSSTPSTPSPPLSSHVPSTFLPTPLPDEGPDEPDGTHFIFGESIPRKRKNSTKVMFKCLWKSCGKVLSSSSGMQKHIRTVHLGRKADLEQSDGEEDFYYTELDVDVDALTDGLSSLTPVSPTSSVPPAFPGPEAPTLLLPPALPIPDLALASPCSPLGPPSRCHVHTDHAYQGCRTPPRPPLSPSSPTPPPPKPPAVPRRPRGDAKKCRKVYGMEHREMWCTACRWKKACQRFLD
- the SLC2A4RG gene encoding SLC2A4 regulator isoform X1 → MPLRPGGIHMGSPHSAASRVPPQPCLEAPILLPKPPSSPERGGGSLQVPLLRDPCLPAVSVPQAPLRSEGWPGESPPRQDPAGREAMLRALDAGLERCLALHSAVQGIPVPRHRKLSGKAGIDEVMAAAVLTSLSASPLVLGHPPATHAPEPGSEVWKEGPTMSSSCSSSSNTSGDWGWDPPSDSSTPSTPSPPLSSHVPSTFLPTPLPDEGPDEPDGTHFIFGESIPRKRKNSTKVMFKCLWKSCGKVLSSSSGMQKHIRTVHLGRKADLEQSDGEEDFYYTELDVDVDALTDGLSSLTPVSPTSSVPPAFPGPEAPTLLLPPALPIPDLALASPCSPLGPPSRCHVHTDHAYQGCRTPPRPPLSPSSPTPPPPKPPAVPRRPRGDAKKCRKVYGMEHREMWCTACRWKKACQRFLD
- the LIME1 gene encoding lck-interacting transmembrane adapter 1 isoform X2, whose protein sequence is MAGAGAEGPAGTPILLPGAALALLGGLVYLGALCAACRRKGRKKVAPDGVKLVDESLLRQTQLRSLSRSDTKLHELYRVKARGDAQRPASLDVPCPAALGAESLPSSGLLHRELPRIPVHEPPAASLAPDQTYSNLLFTPLRKPTADTVYECLAVGGEDAPVSLTPAGTQVSPPRVGHGAADYACVHKVKKTVPVEVQDGAMAGPSGAQQCWDGTGNAPRAQLEEMYSTVCKATKKKSQVPASTPRAAKEGGSGWPSPHQQEGAPAGCCSPSAQGPSDPCYESINDRAWTAQGRVPDPDYETVDINWKKAAKRGKLGKTSVPENLYESVGDIWAGEPRRASTRTTANGLEVYITNL